The Scyliorhinus torazame isolate Kashiwa2021f chromosome 17, sScyTor2.1, whole genome shotgun sequence genome includes a window with the following:
- the LOC140393467 gene encoding potassium voltage-gated channel subfamily A member 10-like, whose protein sequence is MKSKPEMDLALVNFEDVRSDMPLESWFEPQGSYTSLLCTWRSQAGSEDPPENLLKQSMCKQQCEIHQLLEEEGTRRIIINVAGMRFETHHNTLAQFPDTLLGDPLRCLPYFDPLTNQYFFDRSRPSFDGILYYYQSGGKIRRPANVPLDVFTDEIIFYQLGSDAVEQFRQEEGFIKEMEVQLPVQDRLRQLWLLLEYPESSGAARGVALVSLFIIIISIIIFCLETLPEFREGIDQSTFSLDSPALSNVSANLFTDPFFLIETLCIVWFSFELMVRSVVCPSKPDFYRDVINIIDVVSVIPYFVTLISELAEQQQQEAGNGQQQGQQAMSLAILRVIRLVRVFRIFKLSRHSKGLQILGQTLKASMRELGLLIFFLFIGVILFSSAVYFAEADEPKTQFASIPEAFWWAVITMTTVGYGDMCPVTIGGKMVGTLCAIAGVLTIALPVPVIVSNFNYFYHHEKENEEKPNFLDTIDHQSLLTAPFVPRDCIASINKIKTATSTNKHC, encoded by the coding sequence ATGAAATCCAAACCTGAGATGGATTTGGCGCTGGTGAATTTTGAGGATGTCAGGAGTGACATGCCCCTGGAGAGTTGGTTTGAGCCTCAGGGCAGCTATACAAGCCTCCTATGTACATGGCGAAGCCAAGCGGGAAGTGAGGACCCTCCGGAAAACCTTTTGAAGCAGTCAATGTGCAAGCAGCAATGTGAGATACACCAACTTTTGGAGGAGGAAGGGACTCGCAGGATTATCATCAATGTGGCTGGTATGAGGTTTGAGACCCATCACAATACCCTGGCCCAGTTTCCAGACACCTTGCTGGGGGATCCCCTCCGCTGCCTCCCTTACTTTGACCCCCTCACCAACCAGTATTTCTTTGACAGGAGCCGGCCAAGTTTTGATGGAATTCTCTATTACTATCAGTCAGGGGGGAAGATTCGGAGACCTGCCAATGTGCCCCTGGATGTCTTTACAGATGAGATCATCTTCTATCAGTTGGGATCAGATGCCGTGGAACAGTTCAGACAGGAGGAGGGGTTCATCAAGGAGATGGAGGTTCAGCTGCCAGTGCAGGACCGTCTGAGGCAGCTGTGGCTTCTACTGGAATACCCGGAAAGTTCAGGAGCAGCTCGCGGAGTGGccttggtctctctctttatcatcaTCATCTCAATCATCATCTTCTGCCTGGAGACCCTGCCTGAATTTAGGGAAGGCATTGACCAAAGCACCTTCAGTCTGGACAGCCCAGCCCTGAGCAATGTCAGTGCCAATCTCTTCACCGATCCTTTCTTTCTCATCGAGACTTTGTGCATTGTCTGGTTTTCCTTTGAGCTGATGGTCAGGTCTGTGGTTTGTCCTAGTAAACCTGACTTCTACAGGGATGTAATTAATATAATCGATGTGGTTTCTGTCATCCCCTACTTTGTAACTCTCATCAGTGAACTGGCGGAGCAGCAGCAACAAGAAGCGGGTAATGGGCAGCAGCAAGGGCAGCAGGCCATGTCGCTGGCCATCCTGAGGGTCATCCGTTTGGTCAGGGTCTTTCGGATCTTCAAGCTGTCCAGACACTCCAAAGGTTTGCAAATCCTCGGGCAGACGTTGAAGGCCAGTATGAGGGAACTGGGTCTCCTCATCTTCTTCCTCTTCATCGGAGTCATTCTCTTCTCCAGCGCTGTCTATTTTGCAGAGGCAGATGAACCCAAGACCCAGTTCGCCAGCATCCCTGAGGCCTTCTGGTGGGCGGTAATCACCATGACAACAGTTGGGTACGGAGACATGTGCCCAGTAACCATAGGGGGTAAGATGGTGGGCACGCTGTGTGCCATTGCAGGCGTGTTGACCATCGCACTCCCCGTGCCCGTTATTGTCTCCAACTTTAACTATTTCTATCACCACGAGAAGGAGAACGAGGAGAAGCCAAACTTCCTCGACACCATTGACCATCAGAGTCTGCTCACAGCACCATTTGTCCCACGGGATTGTATTGCTTCCATTAACAAAATTAAGACAGCTACCTCCACCAATAAACACTGCTAA